A single genomic interval of Lathyrus oleraceus cultivar Zhongwan6 chromosome 7, CAAS_Psat_ZW6_1.0, whole genome shotgun sequence harbors:
- the LOC127102856 gene encoding uncharacterized protein LOC127102856 yields MESSKRNIYSFKFKDPNLRSLRDLVSQMHPVYRINFGENYGNLLSILNQQVDHTTLITLAQFYDLPLRCFTFQDFQLAPTLEEFKCLVRIPMKDKSLFEGTDESLPLEVIASALHMDEKEVKDNLETKGNTKGFLLSFILERAHTLLKAESWDACYSAIALAIYGVVLFPNMDGFVDMTAICVFLTGNPIPTLLDDVYYHISHRYIKKKGLIACCAPLLYQWFLEHLLKTGAWVEHTNVSWPQRLGSLRSEDLSWYFKEYINADIIFSCGDFPNLPLIGTQGCVNANPVLSLRQLGYPMEGPPEANSLESLLLLDFGTENPSLFQRIKEAWKNVNRKGKVELGRANGITKEPYF; encoded by the coding sequence atggaatcaagcaaaagaaaTATTTACTCATTCAAGTTCAAAGATCCCAATCTAAGGAGCTTACGTGACTTGGTCTCTCAGATGCACCCAGTATACAGAATCAACTTTGGAGAGAATTATGGCAATTTGCTCAGCATCCTCAATCAACAAGTGGACCATACAACTTTGATCACTTTAGCCCAATTTTATGACttacctttaagatgcttcacattccaagacttccaGCTAGCACCTACGTTGGAAGAATTCAAGTGTCTTGTTAGGATTCCTATGAAGGACAAGTCACTATTTGAAGGGACAGATGAATCTTTGCCCCTCGAGGTCATTGCTAGTGCGCTTCACATGGATGAAAAGGAAGTAAAAGATAACTTAGAGACCAaagggaataccaaaggatttttACTAAGTTTTATTTTGGAAAGAGCTCATACCCTGTTAAAGGCAGAAAGTTGGGATGCTTGCTACTCTGCTATTGCATTGGCCATTTATGGCGTCGTCCTGTTCCCGAATATGGATGGTTTCGTAGACATGACTGCCATTTGTGTTTTCCTTACTGGGAACCCAATACCCACTTTGTTAGACGATGTCTATTATCACATAAGTCATAGGTATATTAAGAAGAAGGGATTAattgcttgttgtgctcctttattGTATCAGTGGTTTCTAGAACATCTTCTGAAGACAGGTGCTTGGGTTGAACATACAAATGTTAGTTGGCCTCAGAGATTGGGATCACTCCGATCTGAAGATCTCTCTTGGTACTTCAAAGAATATATCAATGCAGACATCATATTCAGTTGTGGAGATTTCCCAAATCTACCGCTtattggaactcaaggatgtgtGAATGCTAATCCAGTTCTATCACTCAGACAACTCGGTTACCCAATGGAAGGCCCTCCAGAGGCAAATTCTTTGGAATCTCTCTTGTTACTTGACTTTGGGACTGAGAATCCTAGCTTATTCCAGCGAATCAAAGAAGCTTGGAAAAATGTCAATCGAAAAGGGAAAGTTGAGTTAGGGAGAGCAAATGGGATTACGAAAGAACCATATTTTTAg